A section of the Rhizobium sp. Pop5 genome encodes:
- a CDS encoding flagellar basal body P-ring protein FlgI, producing the protein MKLFFRFLTLVAVVAMSLADVAPAWALTSRIKDIASLQAGRDNQLIGYGLIVGLQGTGDGFRASPFTEQSMRAMLQNLGISTQGGQSNAKNTAAVMVTANLPPFASPGSRIDVTVSSLGDATSLRGGTLVMTSLSGADGQIYAVAQGAVIVSGFQAQGQAATVTEGVTTAGRVPGGAIIERELPSRFKDSVNLVLQLRNPDFSTAIRIADIVNGYASKRFGGPVAEAKDSQEVVIQKPRAADLTRLMADIENLIVETDTPAKVVINERTGTIVIGSDVRVSPVAVSYGTLTVQVTETPQIIQPEPFSQGRTAVQPQTDIAAEQTGGRVAIIDGPDLRTLVAGLNNIGVKPDGIIAILQGIKSAGALQAELVLQ; encoded by the coding sequence ATGAAATTGTTCTTCCGTTTCTTGACGCTTGTTGCGGTCGTCGCCATGAGCCTGGCCGATGTCGCGCCCGCCTGGGCGCTGACGTCTCGCATCAAGGACATCGCTTCCCTTCAGGCCGGCCGCGACAACCAGCTGATCGGTTACGGCCTGATCGTCGGCCTGCAGGGAACCGGCGATGGCTTCCGTGCCTCGCCCTTCACCGAACAGTCGATGCGGGCCATGCTGCAGAATCTCGGCATCTCGACGCAGGGCGGCCAATCCAACGCCAAGAATACGGCGGCGGTGATGGTCACCGCCAACCTGCCGCCTTTTGCAAGTCCCGGCAGCCGTATCGACGTCACGGTCAGCTCGCTCGGCGATGCCACGTCGCTGCGCGGCGGCACGCTTGTCATGACCTCGCTTTCCGGAGCCGACGGCCAGATCTATGCCGTCGCGCAGGGCGCCGTCATCGTTTCCGGTTTTCAGGCCCAGGGCCAGGCCGCGACCGTGACTGAAGGTGTGACCACCGCCGGCCGTGTGCCCGGCGGCGCGATCATCGAGCGCGAACTGCCATCCCGCTTCAAGGACTCGGTCAATCTCGTCCTGCAATTGCGCAATCCGGACTTCTCGACGGCGATCCGCATTGCCGACATCGTCAACGGCTATGCGTCGAAGCGCTTCGGCGGCCCGGTCGCCGAAGCCAAGGATTCACAGGAGGTGGTGATCCAGAAGCCGCGCGCAGCCGATCTTACCCGCCTGATGGCCGATATCGAAAATCTCATCGTCGAAACCGACACGCCGGCCAAGGTCGTCATCAACGAGCGCACCGGAACGATCGTCATCGGTTCGGACGTCCGCGTCTCGCCGGTCGCCGTCAGCTACGGCACGTTGACGGTTCAGGTCACAGAGACGCCGCAGATCATCCAGCCCGAACCCTTCTCGCAAGGCCGGACCGCCGTCCAGCCGCAGACCGATATCGCAGCCGAGCAGACCGGCGGGCGCGTCGCCATCATCGACGGTCCTGATCTCAGGACCCTCGTCGCCGGCCTCAACAATATCGGCGTGAAACCGGATGGTATCATTGCCATTCTCCAGGGCATCAAGTCGGCGGGCGCCCTGCAGGCGGAGCTTGTGCTGCAATGA
- a CDS encoding MotE family protein: MMKIFNPDMTVLQLLRRLALPAAGLVLLSIPGAFAQEHPEGDITSQDEIKQFCTNIADPARDQRYLLQKQELEKLRADIDARMAEMDKRKAEYQDWLKRRDDFLKQAEAGLTEIYKKMKPDAAAIQLQDMKIEVASAVIMRLGPRQSSLILNEMDPQKAAAIASVIASASDPNTSKDPS; the protein is encoded by the coding sequence ATGATGAAAATATTCAATCCTGATATGACGGTCCTGCAACTGCTGCGCCGGCTTGCGCTGCCGGCAGCAGGCCTGGTCCTACTGTCGATCCCCGGCGCCTTCGCGCAGGAGCACCCGGAGGGCGACATCACCTCTCAGGACGAGATCAAGCAGTTCTGCACCAATATCGCCGATCCCGCCCGCGACCAGCGTTACCTCTTGCAGAAGCAGGAGCTGGAAAAGCTTCGCGCCGACATCGACGCCCGCATGGCCGAGATGGACAAGCGCAAGGCCGAATACCAGGACTGGCTCAAGCGGCGTGACGATTTCCTGAAGCAGGCGGAAGCCGGCCTCACCGAGATCTACAAGAAGATGAAGCCGGACGCGGCAGCAATCCAGCTGCAGGACATGAAGATCGAGGTGGCCTCCGCCGTGATCATGCGCCTCGGCCCGCGCCAGTCTAGCCTCATCCTTAACGAGATGGACCCGCAGAAAGCGGCGGCCATCGCCAGCGTCATCGCCAGTGCGTCCGATCCCAATACGTCGAAGGATCCTTCATGA
- the flgH gene encoding flagellar basal body L-ring protein FlgH, whose product MNMRFPAAIAALALLAGCQSPTAVSEIGRAPSMSPIGSGLAYGQTPQMALYPKQPRAVAQGYSLWSDSQAALFKDARALNVGDILTVDIQINDKGSFDNETNRSRKNSSGMNWDVNAQIFGWTPQSKTDLTYGSDTSTDGKGKIERTDKLNLLVAAVVTGILENGNLVISGSQEVRLNQELRILNVAGIVRPQDVNAENQISYDKIAEARISYGGRGRLMEVQQPPRGQQAVDLFSPL is encoded by the coding sequence ATGAACATGCGTTTCCCGGCCGCGATCGCCGCCCTCGCACTCCTTGCAGGCTGCCAGTCTCCGACGGCGGTCAGCGAGATCGGCCGCGCGCCCTCCATGAGCCCGATCGGCAGCGGCCTTGCCTACGGCCAGACGCCGCAGATGGCGCTCTATCCGAAGCAGCCACGCGCCGTGGCGCAGGGTTACTCGCTATGGAGCGATTCGCAGGCCGCTCTCTTCAAGGATGCGCGCGCGCTTAACGTCGGCGACATCCTGACCGTCGATATCCAGATCAATGACAAGGGATCCTTCGACAACGAAACCAACCGCAGCCGCAAAAATTCGAGCGGCATGAACTGGGATGTCAACGCCCAGATCTTCGGCTGGACGCCGCAGTCCAAGACGGATCTGACCTACGGCTCCGACACCAGCACCGACGGCAAGGGCAAGATCGAGCGCACTGACAAGCTTAACCTTCTGGTTGCCGCTGTTGTCACCGGCATTCTCGAAAACGGCAACCTGGTCATCTCGGGCTCACAGGAAGTGCGCCTGAACCAGGAACTGCGTATCCTGAACGTGGCCGGTATCGTTCGGCCGCAGGACGTCAACGCCGAGAACCAGATCTCCTACGACAAGATCGCCGAAGCCCGCATCTCCTACGGCGGCCGCGGCCGCCTGATGGAAGTGCAGCAGCCTCCGCGCGGCCAGCAGGCCGTCGATCTTTTCTCGCCGCTTTGA
- a CDS encoding flagellar basal body-associated FliL family protein, translating to MADLDAAAGQPKKSGSLMTIIGIAVLTLVGAGGGWAVGTIVAPSIKGAKEAEQAKDTEAKKKAEEGLARISTKENNVVQLEPITSNLAYPSENWVRLEVALLFNGPPDVKISEDIHQDILAYIRTVSLQQIEGPRGFQYLKDDIQERVDLRSQGRVSKVMFRTFVIE from the coding sequence ATGGCAGATCTAGACGCAGCCGCAGGTCAACCGAAGAAATCCGGCTCGCTGATGACCATCATCGGCATCGCGGTGCTGACGCTCGTCGGCGCCGGCGGAGGCTGGGCGGTCGGCACGATCGTCGCGCCCAGCATCAAGGGCGCCAAGGAGGCCGAGCAGGCCAAGGACACCGAGGCAAAGAAGAAGGCCGAGGAAGGCCTGGCGCGTATCTCGACCAAGGAGAACAACGTCGTCCAGCTCGAGCCGATCACCTCGAACCTCGCCTATCCCTCTGAAAACTGGGTCCGACTCGAAGTCGCGCTGCTGTTCAACGGGCCCCCGGATGTCAAGATTTCCGAGGATATCCACCAGGATATCCTCGCCTATATCAGAACCGTTTCCCTTCAGCAGATCGAGGGGCCGCGGGGCTTTCAATATCTCAAGGATGACATACAGGAACGTGTTGACCTTCGCTCGCAAGGGCGGGTATCGAAGGTCATGTTCAGGACATTTGTCATCGAATGA
- the fliP gene encoding flagellar type III secretion system pore protein FliP (The bacterial flagellar biogenesis protein FliP forms a type III secretion system (T3SS)-type pore required for flagellar assembly.): MIRFIVFLAVMMAVPELAVAQQLPTDLLNVPVNGSVAAWIIRTFGLLTVLSVAPGILIMVTSFPRFIIAFSILRSGMGLSSTPSNMILLSLSLFMTFYVMSPTFDQAWQNGVQPLLANQINETEAVQRIAEPFRTFMSANTRDKDLALFVDLARERGQNIQTTDPIDYRVLIPAFMISEIRRGFEIGFLVVLPFLVIDLIVATITMAMGMMMLPPTSISLPFKILFFVLIDGWNLLVGSLVRSFS, encoded by the coding sequence ATGATTCGATTTATAGTTTTCCTTGCCGTCATGATGGCGGTGCCGGAACTGGCGGTGGCCCAGCAGCTGCCGACTGACTTGTTGAACGTACCGGTCAACGGCTCTGTCGCCGCCTGGATCATCCGGACCTTCGGCCTGTTGACCGTCCTTTCGGTCGCGCCGGGCATCCTGATCATGGTGACGAGTTTTCCTCGTTTCATCATCGCTTTCTCGATCCTGCGTTCGGGCATGGGCCTATCTTCGACGCCTTCCAACATGATCCTCCTGTCACTGTCCCTGTTCATGACCTTCTACGTCATGTCTCCGACCTTCGATCAGGCCTGGCAGAACGGCGTGCAGCCGCTGCTTGCCAACCAGATCAATGAGACCGAGGCCGTCCAGCGCATCGCCGAACCCTTCCGCACCTTCATGTCGGCCAATACCCGGGATAAGGACCTGGCGCTCTTCGTCGATCTGGCGCGTGAACGCGGGCAGAATATCCAGACGACCGATCCAATCGATTACCGCGTGCTGATCCCGGCTTTCATGATCTCCGAGATCCGTCGCGGTTTCGAGATCGGTTTTCTCGTCGTGCTGCCGTTTCTCGTTATCGACCTCATCGTTGCCACAATCACCATGGCGATGGGCATGATGATGCTGCCGCCGACCTCGATCTCGCTGCCTTTCAAGATTCTCTTCTTCGTGCTGATCGACGGCTGGAACCTGCTGGTCGGCAGCCTGGTGCGCTCGTTCAGCTGA
- a CDS encoding glycosyl transferase, with protein MRASAIDSHARTFPSRSWVLNSKVSFSAASKDYQMGRYTQSLATLNQLMDIQQDAKTYALLAKNLVQLGFKTDAAKAYGLAAGCEGPNAYEYAKQAAKLHYETGNEDEALLIAMRNLSKAQEDADLAFIITAIYLKRQQRDIISPFKTVLSQSANPDHMRLAALLLSDDLNDATNQSLARNLFKRFPGNLAFRFLHLVFAREFNEFEEASKHQAVIDAALAKGDIEILRKDNPFYHLHWCGNEDFNRYATIGTTPLNQERVTFRRNQPHTWSDKIRIGYMSSDFWDRHATMKLLQRILELHDKDRFEVTLFCHTGPEFLKHNNTDRSRWGKIVIVHGFSDQAMLETVHEHNIDIMVDLKGHTSGSRATAFNLPLAPVQVGWLGFPGSTVNIDLDYVIGDHSVLPDVAKPFYHEKFCRLPESYQPNDPMHRPKPRPVTREKLGLPEDAFIFASFNGNRKITPETIDSWCRILKRAPNSVLWLMANSPRNQANLLKRFQSSGISSKRIIFCPRAPYEEHIDRQQAADIGIDTFPVNGHTTTSEQLWGGLPVLTVKGTNFASRVSESLLRAIDLPDLVADDLQAYEDMAVELAENPGRIAEYKAHLKEKRYIAPLFDAERFCHHLEQAYEIMAERARQHLAPDHIDIAALPPRTAPFASE; from the coding sequence ATGCGCGCGTCGGCGATCGATAGTCATGCCAGAACATTTCCTTCACGGAGTTGGGTTTTGAACAGCAAAGTTTCGTTCTCTGCGGCGTCCAAGGATTACCAGATGGGCCGCTATACACAGTCCCTGGCGACGCTCAACCAGCTCATGGATATCCAGCAGGACGCCAAGACTTACGCGCTGTTGGCCAAGAACCTCGTGCAGCTCGGCTTCAAGACCGATGCGGCGAAGGCCTATGGCCTTGCCGCCGGCTGTGAGGGGCCCAACGCCTACGAATATGCCAAGCAGGCTGCCAAGCTGCATTACGAGACCGGCAACGAAGACGAAGCGCTGCTGATCGCTATGCGAAATCTTTCTAAGGCTCAGGAAGATGCGGACCTGGCTTTCATCATCACCGCGATCTACCTGAAGCGCCAGCAGCGGGATATCATCAGCCCGTTCAAGACGGTGTTGTCGCAGAGCGCCAACCCGGATCACATGCGCCTGGCTGCTCTGTTGCTCAGCGACGACCTGAACGACGCGACCAACCAAAGCCTCGCGCGCAACCTCTTCAAACGTTTTCCTGGCAATCTCGCATTCCGCTTCCTCCACCTGGTTTTCGCCCGCGAATTCAACGAGTTCGAAGAGGCAAGCAAGCATCAGGCCGTGATCGACGCAGCCCTTGCAAAGGGCGACATCGAGATCCTGCGCAAGGACAACCCGTTTTATCACCTGCATTGGTGCGGCAACGAGGATTTCAACCGATATGCGACGATCGGCACGACTCCCCTCAACCAGGAACGGGTGACCTTCCGCCGCAACCAGCCGCACACATGGTCGGACAAGATCCGGATCGGCTACATGTCATCGGACTTCTGGGATCGCCACGCGACGATGAAGCTGTTGCAGCGCATTCTCGAACTGCACGACAAGGACCGCTTTGAGGTCACGCTGTTCTGCCATACAGGTCCGGAATTCCTGAAGCACAACAATACCGACCGCAGCCGCTGGGGCAAGATCGTCATCGTTCACGGTTTCTCCGACCAGGCGATGTTGGAAACGGTGCACGAGCACAATATCGATATAATGGTCGACCTGAAGGGTCATACATCAGGCAGCCGCGCGACAGCCTTCAACTTGCCGCTGGCGCCGGTTCAAGTCGGCTGGCTCGGCTTCCCCGGCAGCACCGTCAACATCGATCTCGACTACGTCATCGGTGACCATTCGGTACTGCCTGACGTGGCGAAGCCTTTCTATCACGAGAAATTCTGCCGGCTGCCGGAGAGCTACCAGCCGAACGATCCGATGCATCGTCCGAAACCACGTCCCGTCACGCGTGAAAAGCTTGGCCTGCCGGAAGACGCATTCATCTTCGCCTCGTTCAACGGTAACCGCAAAATCACGCCGGAAACGATCGACAGTTGGTGCCGGATCCTCAAGCGGGCGCCAAACAGCGTACTCTGGCTAATGGCGAATTCACCGCGAAACCAGGCAAACCTCTTGAAGCGATTCCAGTCATCAGGCATTTCCTCCAAACGGATCATCTTCTGCCCGCGCGCGCCCTACGAGGAACATATCGACCGCCAGCAGGCGGCCGACATCGGCATCGACACCTTCCCCGTCAACGGCCACACGACCACCTCGGAGCAGCTCTGGGGCGGCCTCCCGGTCCTGACCGTCAAGGGCACCAACTTCGCCTCACGCGTCAGCGAAAGCCTGCTCAGGGCCATCGACCTGCCCGATCTCGTCGCGGACGACCTGCAAGCCTACGAGGATATGGCCGTCGAGCTCGCTGAGAACCCCGGCCGGATCGCCGAGTACAAGGCGCATCTGAAAGAGAAGCGCTATATCGCGCCGCTCTTCGACGCCGAGCGCTTCTGCCATCATCTGGAACAGGCCTACGAAATCATGGCCGAGCGCGCCAGGCAGCATCTTGCACCCGACCATATCGACATCGCGGCGCTCCCGCCGCGCACGGCACCCTTCGCCTCGGAGTGA
- a CDS encoding flagellin, with translation MTSINTNTSAQAALQTLRNVNQGLQSTQAHVSSGYRVGKASDNAAYWSIATTMRSDNKALSAVSDALGMGAAKVDTAYTAMSSAIDVVGDIKAKLVAATENGVDKAKVQEEIGQLQQQLLSVAQSASFNGENWVAGASGTKSVVSSFVRDGSNAVSVTTTDYVLNNGTTGNVLFGMSGGQVETSTGILGTSNGTVGSIFSMNITNFTAGQIQTALTNVESALKSMTSAGAALGSLSKRIDNQDDFVHALSNSIDSGIGRLVDANMEEESSKLSALQTQQQLAIQSLSIANSSSQNILSLFR, from the coding sequence ATGACAAGCATTAACACCAACACTTCCGCACAGGCCGCTCTCCAGACGCTGCGCAACGTCAACCAGGGGCTCCAGTCGACGCAGGCTCACGTTTCCTCCGGCTATCGCGTTGGCAAGGCTTCGGACAACGCTGCTTACTGGTCGATCGCAACGACCATGCGTTCGGACAACAAGGCACTTTCCGCCGTCTCCGACGCTCTCGGCATGGGTGCCGCCAAGGTCGATACCGCTTACACCGCCATGTCCAGCGCCATCGACGTCGTCGGCGACATCAAGGCCAAGCTGGTTGCCGCCACTGAAAACGGCGTCGACAAGGCGAAGGTCCAGGAAGAAATCGGTCAGCTGCAGCAGCAGCTGCTCAGCGTCGCTCAGTCGGCTTCCTTCAACGGCGAAAACTGGGTTGCCGGCGCTTCCGGCACGAAGAGCGTGGTTTCCTCCTTCGTCCGCGACGGTTCCAACGCCGTTTCGGTCACCACGACGGACTACGTTCTCAACAATGGTACGACGGGCAACGTCCTGTTCGGCATGAGCGGTGGCCAGGTCGAAACCTCGACGGGTATCCTTGGCACCTCGAACGGTACGGTCGGTTCGATCTTCTCGATGAACATCACCAACTTCACCGCCGGCCAGATCCAGACGGCTCTGACCAACGTTGAATCGGCGCTGAAGTCCATGACCAGTGCCGGCGCTGCTCTCGGTTCGCTCTCCAAGCGTATCGACAACCAGGACGACTTCGTCCACGCTCTGAGCAACTCGATCGACTCCGGTATCGGCCGTCTCGTCGACGCCAACATGGAAGAAGAATCCTCTAAGCTCAGTGCCCTGCAGACCCAGCAGCAGCTGGCGATCCAGTCGCTGTCGATTGCGAATTCCTCTTCGCAGAACATCCTGTCGCTGTTCCGCTAA
- a CDS encoding flagellin: MTSINTNNAAMAALQTLRGINQGLQTTQAHVSSGYRVGKASDNAAYWSIATTMRSDNKALSAVSDALGLGAAKVDTAYSAMSSAIDVVGDIKAKLVAATENGVDKAKVQEEIGQLQQQLLSVAQSASFSGENWVAGASGTKNVVASFVRDGSNAVSVVMTDYVLSNGSTGNVLFGMSGGAVETSTGILGTSNGTVGSVYSMNITTFTLGQIQTALTNVESALKSMTSAGAALGSISKRIELQEDFVNALSDSIDSGIGRLVDANMEEESSKLSALQTQQQLAVQSLSIANSSSQTILTLFRG, translated from the coding sequence ATGACGAGCATCAACACCAATAACGCTGCAATGGCAGCCCTCCAGACTCTCCGTGGCATCAACCAGGGTCTTCAGACGACGCAGGCTCACGTATCGTCGGGTTATCGCGTCGGCAAGGCATCCGACAACGCTGCTTACTGGTCGATCGCAACGACCATGCGTTCGGACAACAAGGCACTTTCCGCCGTTTCCGACGCTCTCGGCCTCGGCGCCGCTAAGGTCGACACCGCTTACTCCGCAATGTCCAGCGCCATCGACGTCGTCGGCGACATCAAGGCCAAGCTCGTTGCTGCCACTGAAAACGGTGTCGACAAGGCCAAGGTCCAGGAAGAAATCGGCCAGCTGCAGCAGCAGCTCCTGAGCGTCGCTCAGTCGGCTTCCTTCTCCGGCGAAAACTGGGTTGCCGGCGCTTCGGGTACCAAGAACGTCGTTGCCTCCTTCGTTCGCGACGGTTCCAACGCCGTGTCGGTCGTCATGACCGACTACGTTCTCTCGAACGGCTCCACGGGCAACGTCCTGTTCGGCATGAGCGGCGGCGCGGTCGAAACCTCGACGGGTATCCTCGGCACCTCGAACGGTACGGTCGGTTCCGTTTACTCGATGAACATCACCACCTTCACGCTCGGCCAGATCCAGACGGCTCTGACCAACGTTGAATCGGCTCTGAAGTCCATGACCAGTGCCGGCGCCGCTCTCGGCTCGATCTCCAAGCGCATCGAACTGCAGGAAGACTTCGTCAACGCTCTGAGCGACTCGATCGACTCCGGTATCGGCCGTCTCGTCGACGCCAACATGGAAGAAGAATCCTCCAAGCTCAGCGCCCTGCAGACCCAGCAGCAGCTGGCGGTCCAGTCGCTGTCGATTGCGAATTCCTCTTCGCAGACCATCCTCACGCTGTTCCGCGGCTAA
- a CDS encoding flagellin gives MTSILTNVAAMAALQTLRGINHSLEDTQNRVSSGYRVEKASDNAAYWSIATTMRSDNKALSAVSDALGLGAAKVDTAYSAMDSAINVISEIKAKIVAATEKGVDKTKIQEEIGQLQQQLLSIAQSASFSGENWVAGADGTKSVVSTFVRDGNGNVSVKTTDYVLSTGSMGNVLFGMTSVGAIETTSGIIGTSNGTIGSIFSMNISTFGSPEISMALTSIEAGLEAMTKAASQLGSISTRIELQENFVSSLSDSIDSGVGRLVDANMEEESSKLTALQTQQQLAIQSLSIANSSAQNILTLFRS, from the coding sequence ATGACCAGCATTTTGACGAACGTCGCGGCGATGGCCGCTCTTCAGACACTCCGCGGCATCAACCACAGCCTCGAGGACACGCAGAACCGCGTATCGTCGGGTTACCGGGTCGAAAAGGCGTCCGATAACGCCGCTTACTGGTCGATCGCGACGACCATGCGTTCGGACAACAAGGCCCTCTCGGCCGTTTCCGACGCTCTCGGTCTTGGCGCCGCCAAAGTCGACACCGCTTATTCGGCCATGGACAGCGCCATCAACGTCATCAGCGAAATCAAGGCGAAGATCGTCGCTGCAACGGAAAAGGGCGTCGACAAGACCAAGATTCAGGAGGAAATTGGCCAGCTGCAGCAGCAGCTCCTGAGCATCGCCCAATCGGCTTCCTTCTCCGGTGAAAACTGGGTTGCCGGCGCTGACGGCACCAAGAGCGTCGTTTCGACCTTCGTCCGCGACGGCAACGGTAATGTCTCGGTCAAGACGACGGACTACGTCCTGAGCACGGGCTCCATGGGCAACGTTCTCTTCGGCATGACTTCCGTCGGCGCCATCGAGACGACCTCCGGCATCATCGGCACCTCCAACGGCACCATCGGCTCCATCTTCTCGATGAACATCAGCACCTTCGGTTCGCCTGAGATCTCCATGGCGCTGACGTCGATCGAGGCCGGATTGGAGGCGATGACCAAGGCGGCATCCCAGCTCGGATCGATTTCGACCCGCATCGAACTCCAGGAAAATTTCGTCAGTTCGCTCAGCGACTCCATCGATTCAGGTGTGGGCCGCCTGGTGGATGCCAACATGGAAGAGGAATCCAGCAAGCTGACGGCGTTGCAAACGCAGCAGCAGTTGGCCATCCAGTCGCTGTCGATCGCCAACTCCAGCGCCCAGAACATCCTCACGCTGTTCCGCAGTTAA